TCCCGGCGGTGGGGAAGTCCGGACCGGGGATGAACTGCATCAGGTCCTGGACGGTGGCCTCCGGGTGGTCGATGAGGTGCAGCGTGCCGTCGATCACCTCGCCCATGTTGTGGGGCGGGATGTTCGTCGTCATGCCCACCGCGATGCCGCTGCTGCCGTTGACCAGCAGGTTGGGGAACTTCGAGGGCATCACGAGCGGCTCGGTGAGCGAGTCGTCGTAGTTGGGCCCGAACTCCACCGTCTCCTTGTCGATGTCCGCCAGCAGCTCCTCGGCCAGGCGGTCCATGCGCACTTCCGTGTAACGCATGGCCGCGGGCGAGTCGCCGTCGACGCTGCCGAAGTTGCCCTGCCCGTCCACCAGCAGGTAGCGCAGGCTCCACTCCTGGGCCAGGCGCACCATCGCGTCGTACACGGCGCTGTCGCCGTGCGGGTGGTACTTGCCGATCACGTCGCCCACCACGCGGGCGCTCTTCTTGTACGCGCGGTTGTGGGTGTTGCCCAGCTCGTGCATCGCGTAGAGGACGCGGCGGTGCACGGGCTTGAGGCCGTCACGCACGTCGGGCAGGGCGCGCCCGATGATGACGGACATGGAGTAGTCGAGATACGAGCGACGCATCTCGTCTTCGATGTTGACGGGGATCAGCTCGCCCGCGCTGCTCGGTCCGCTCGGCGGAGGTGCGGGGGGCGTTGCCGGCTTGTCAGTGGTGTCGTCGGCCATGGGTTTTGAGCGCTCTGGAAGGTAGGGGCGGGCCCGCCCGGAGGAGGCATCCGCCCTGCGTGGGAGCGTTCGTAACCCTCGGATCTTCCTGCGTCAACAGGGGAAACGGGGGGGTGTTGGCAGGCCTGCCCGGCAGGTGTGGGAGAGGCTAGGCAACACTCTTGGGACGCAGGGGGGCGGCAAGCCGCTCGGCCTCGGTTCCGACGGGTCCCTCCGGGTCTTTTTCCCTGGCTTTTTCGAAAGAAGCGAGGGCTCCCTCGCGGTCTCCCTTGAGCTTCAGGGCGACGCCGACGTTGAGGTGGGCGGCGGCGTTGTCGCGGTCCATGGAGAGGGCCTCGCGGAAGTGGGCGAGCGCCTGATCCACGTCACCGGACAGGAGCGCCTCCTTGCCGGCCTGGACACGCTTCTCGGAGTCGTTGATGAACTCCACCTGGAGCACGCTCTTGCCCACCACGTTGGCGACGAGCACGCGCAGGATGCCGCCCCAGTAGAAGCTGAGGCCCTCGGCGGCGACGACGGCGGCCAGCGGCAGGTCCGGCAGCAATTGCTTGCCGCGGAACTTGAAGCGCACCTTGGTGTAGCGGCCCTTGTTGGCCCAGTGGACCATCTCGCCCTGGAGCTTCTTGAGGCTCTCCTCCACGCGCTTGGGGTCGATCTCGAACGGCAGCGCGCGGCCCTTGTCCACGGGCTCGCCGGCGGGCAGCGCCTTCTGGGTGGGAGCGGCCTCGACGGGCTCGGGCTCCAGGATGGTGACCTCGGGGGCCTTGGGCGGCTCCGGGGGCCTGGCGGGCTTGGAGGGCTTGGACGCCTTGGGGGCAGCGGCGCGAGGAGCGGGCTTCTTCGCCGTGGGCTTCTTCTTCGCGGGGGCCTTGCTACGGGGTGCGGTCTTCGCCATGGGCCTACTCTAAGCCAGACGCCCCCCGCGCGCCGATCAAACGGGCAGGGCTCAGGCTCCCTCCCCTCCTGGATGGCCTCGTCCGTCAGCCTGCGCCCGCCTGCGTGCCTCCACCTTCTCGAGACGCTCGCGCAGCCGGGCCGCCTCGCGCCGCGTCTCCTCGATGGCCTTGCGCAGCGCCTGCTGCTCGCGGACATGCTGCGTGCGCTGCTGGTCGAGCTGCTCGCGTGTCTGGCGGAGCTCCTCCCGGACTTCCTTCAGCTTGTCGTTCAGGGCGCGCGTCTCGCTCATGGCCACAGCCCCTCCTCGACGGCCTGGAACAGCAGCTCGGCCAGCAGCTCCTGGCTCCGGTCCTGATCCACGAGCGGCAGGGTGAAGCGCGGCATCTGCAGGAACCGCTCGTCCTTCGCGACGTGGGGCGCTCGCCGCGCGAGCGCGTTCGCCAGGCGCTGGAGGTTCTCGAACACCGACGAGGCCAGCTCGTCCCCCAGTCCGTTGAAGTGCGTGGACTGCGTGAAGGCCAGCCGCGTCCCCTTGCCGAGCACCCAGACGAAGTTCTCCACCTGCTCCTGTCTCACCTCGACCACGCGGTGCACCCGGTGGTGGCCCATCCCCGCATGGTGATGGCTCTCCACCACGTGCTCGGTCTCCTCCTGGGTCGAGATCCGGCGTCCCCTCATCACCAGGCGCAGCTCCGGGTAACGCACCCGCAGCCTCTCGCCCAGGATGCCCTCCACGCTCAGGTGCTGCTCCTCGAGCCCGAACTGCCGCACCCTCACCCAGCCCGCCGCCGCTCGGGGCCCCACCGGGCAGCTCACCGCGAGGAAGCCCTCCGCCCGGAGCGCCGCGCGGAGCTCGGCCGCCCGCGCGATGGGCAACCGCGCCACCACCTTCGGCGACATGGGCGCCAGGCGGAACCGCACGTCCACCGGGGCGAGCTTCAACAGCCTCGACAGCACGGGCATGGCCGCCTCTTCGGAGGCTGGGTGCCGGGCGAGCGCGACGAGCGCGGTGGTGGCCTCCAACGAGCGCTCACCGCTCCCGGGCTCGGGCAGCGCGATGCCCGTGGCGGGTGGGGGAAGACTGCCCGCGGACTCGGCCTTCTGGAGACGGATGCGCAGCTCCGCCACCTCGCGCCGCGCGGCCTCCAGCTCCCGCGCCAGGGGCTCCCGCTCCCGGGCCTGGTGTGCTCGCAGCTTCTCCAGGTGCTCCTTCGTCCGGCGGAGTTCGACCTGGATCTCTTCCAACTTTTCGCGTAGCGCCCGGGTCTCGCTCATCCCGCCCGCAGCCTACCGCGCCGGGAGGCTCTCTCGCGCCACCCTGCCCTCAAGAGGCGCTACACTCGCCGCGCTCCCGCGGTCTCACCGAGCAGGCTCTCTCATGGCGGACCCGAAGGTCTCTGACATCTCGACAGCTGCCACGCCGACCCGAAACTCCGAACAGGCCACAGGTCTCGTTCCCGCCCTGACCATCGTCTCCCATCCCACGCCTCAGCGTGCCGGCGAGCGGCTGCTGCTCGGAGGGCTGAGCTCGGGCGGAACGGTGGCCATCTCCCGCCTCGGTCCCGACTTCCTGCGCCCTGGCGGCACCCTGGGCATGCCCCTGGCGGACATGTTCCTCAGCCGCAAGCCCGTGGTGTTCGAGCGCGCGGGCGAGGCGGGCGTGAGGATCCGGGTGGAGGAGGGAGGCAGCGCGGTCCGCGTGGGGGACGAGCCGCTCGTCGGCAGCCGGGACTTCGGGCCCGAGGCGCTCGCCCAGGGAGTTCCCCTCGTGCTGGCCGAGCGCATCGTGCTGCTGCTCCATCAGACGAGCTCGCCCGAGGCGGCCACCGGCGACGAGCTGGGCATGGTGGGCATGAGCGCGGGCACCCGCCGCGTGCGCGAGGACATTGCGCGCGTGGCGGACCTGAAGGTGCCCGTCCTCATCCGTGGCGAGACGGGCTCGGGCAAGGAGCTGGTCGCGCGCGCCATCCACGATCACAGCCCGCGCCGCGCCGGCCCCTTCATCAGCGTCAACCTGGGAGCGATCCCCAAGGAGCTGGCCGCCGCCGAGCTCTTCGGCGCGCGCAAGGGTGCCTTCACGGGCGCCACGCAGGATCGCGAGGGCTTCTTCCGCGCCGCCCACGGCGGCACGCTCTTCCTCGATGAGGTGGGCGAGGCTCCACCCGAGGTGCAGGTGCTGCTCCTGCGCGTGCTGGAGACGGGCGAGCTGTACCCGGTGGGCGGGCACACGCCCGTGGCCGTGGATGTGCGGCTGATCACCGCCACGGACGCCGACCTGGATGAGCGGATCCGCCAGGAGCGCTTCAAGGCCCCGCTGCTGCACCGGCTGGCGGGCTACACGATCGAGGTTCCGCCCCTGAGAGAGCGCCGGGAGGACATCGGCGTGCTCTTCCTCCACTTCGCCCGCCAGGAGCTGGAGGAGCTGGGAGAGCTCCACCGGCTGGAGGCCGCGGCCTCGCAGACAGAGCCGTGGCTGCCTCCCTCGCTGGCGGTGCGCCTGCTGCGCTTCGCCTGGCCCGGCAACGTCCGCCAGCTGCGCAACTTCACGCGGCAGATCATCATCGGCAGCCGGGGCCTGCCCGAGCTGCAGGCCAGTCCCCGGCTCGAGCAGGAGCTGGACGCCGCCACGCCACCCGTCTCCGGGCGCTCCGCCGCCGCACCGTCCGCCCCGCGACAGGAGCCGGCCGAGCCCCAGGAGCCGGCGCCTGCACGGCGCAAGCCCTCCGACGTGAGCGACGCGGAGCTGCTGGCCGCGCTGCGCGGCACCTCGTGGGACATCAAGGCCGCCGCCGAGCGACTGGGCATCACCCGCCCCTCGCTCTACATGCTGATCGATCGCAGCCCCAGCCTGCGGACGGTGGGGGACCTGAGCGCGGAGGAGATCACCCGCTGCTTCCACGAGTGCCAGGGAGATGTGGACGCGATGGTGCAGCGCCTCGAGGTCTCCAAGCGCGGGCTCCAGCGTCGCATCCGGGAGCTCGGCCTGAGCGAGTCGTGACGGAGCGCCCACGCGCCCTGGCCGTGCGCTGACACGTCAGTGACAGCCACTGCCCTGTCAGACACCCTGGCTGACGCGTCAGCCGCTCGCGAGTACCAGGGTATGGCGCGCGAGCCCTGGCACTTCGAGCCTGGACGGGCTGGTACGCTGCCTGCACTTACGTCCACGGCAACCTTCAGGAGTCGCTCGAAAGGAGCGGAGTCGATCCCATGCCCCTCACCGTCTACATCAAGACCGATAAAGTGACCTACAGCACCCCGGAGCCCCTCGTGAGACCCGGCGAGGCGGTGCACTTCGAAATGGACGGGCGGACGGACACCGTCAACGTGACGTTCGATTCGGGTAGTCCCTTCGGGACGGAGCCCAGCATCACGTTGAATGGCAGCGATCCGGCGCAGAACGCAACCGACAGGACGATCGCCACCGACGCGCGAGGGAACTATCCCTTCAGCATCATACCGGTATCGACGCCGGCGCCGGGGGGAGGAGGGATCGGAAGGATGGATCCCGACAAGCCCGGCACCGTTCATGGAGATCTGGACGTGGAGTCGGACGGGCCGCCCAAGTGGTAGGTCCTCCCTCGAGGCGGTTCCGCGAACTAGGGGCGGTCGAGCGTCACGTGCTGTGAGGCGAGCGGACTGCCCCACTCCACCATCAGGTTGGGGTTGTCGGTGAGCGCTCGCTCCAACTCGCCCCGGGCCTCGCTCCGCCAGTCCCGCCGCTGGGTCAGGGGAGCGGGGCTCTCCGCCAGCGCCATGAGCAGGCTGGAGCGAGCGGCCCGCGCATGCGCCCACCGGGGCCGAGCCGCCAGCGCCTGATGGATGAGCTCGAGCCCCCGCCGCAGCACCGGAGCGGGCTCTCCTCCCGTCGTCGCCAGCCACAGCGCCCAGTCCCGGTGGAGCAGGGCCGCGGAGAGCCGGTACTCCTGCCACTCGGGGTCCGCCTCCACCGCCTGCTGGAAGGCCTGGGCCGCCTGCTCGAAGTCCTCGCTCCGGGCCCGTCCCTGCCGCGCCAACCAGCGCGCCTGATCTCCGCGAAGCTCCCCCAGGTACCGCAGGGCGTAGCCCATGCCCGGGCGAAGCTCGAGCGCATGGCGCAGCGCCTCCGTGCCCTGAGCGAGCTCCGCGCGAGGCTCCCTTCCCTGGCGCAGCGCCCACAGGGCCTGAAGGTGGGAGAGCTTGCCCAGGTTGGCCCAGAACTGGGCGTTGCGTGGCAGCTTCTCCAGCGCCTGGCGATAGGCCGTCGCGGCCGCCAGGGTGCTGGCGCTCGGGTCCTCTCCCCGGCGGAGCTGGTACAGGGCCCGGAAGGCGTGGACCTCGGCGAGGTTGTTGGAGAGGAAGGCCTGCTGCGGAGCCAGGGACCGCGCCTTCTCGAGGGCCGCCTGGGCCTGGTCTAGCAGCGCAAAGGCGTCTCCCCCGTCCTCCCAGGCCAGCTCGGCCTTCCACATGAGCGCGCCGGCCAGCACGTCGTGGAACTGCGAGAGCTTGCCGTTGATGGCGAGCCCCTTGCCGAACAGCTCGATCGCCTGTTCCAGCTCCGGGCTGGGCCCTTCTCCCCGGTTGTACAGGCGGCGCGCCCTCAGCTCATGCACCTGCCCGCCGTAGTAGTAGGGAGCGTAGTGCCCCGGGTCGATGCTCCGGGCCCGCTCGAGCGCCACCCGGGCCTGCTCGAGGTCGGCATCGGCGTCGGGGGTGCTCGGGTTCGACGCACGCTTGAAGTACGCGGTGCCCAGGTTGAGCCAGGCGTCCATCCGGCTCGCGTCGAGCTCGATGGCGGCGAGGTAGGCGGCGATCGCCTGGGAGCGGTGCTCGAGTGAGTCCGCGCCGCGCTGCTCCTCGGCGTCCGCCCAGACCTTGAAGCTGTGTCCCCGCTCGGTGTGGAAGACGAAGTCGCGGTCCTGCGGTCGGACGCGCTCGAAGGCCGCGATGGCATCCCGGAGCTGCTCGCTCGGATCCTCGCCCCGCCCCTGGCGGTAGGCGGCCCAGCGGCGCAGGACATAGGCCCGCTCCATGAGGAGGCGGGGGTGCTCGGAGCCACCCAACTCGGGCGCTCGGAGGGTGGCGAGCGCCTTCTCCAGCAGCGGGAGCACCTCTCCGCCCTGCTGGGCCACCTGCTCCGCCATCCGCCGGTGGAGCTGCGACTCCAGCACCCGGGCCTTGACGTGGTCCGGCGCGACGGTGAGCGCGCGCCCCACCGCCTCCAGCCCCTTCTCGTAGTAGGGCCGGACCTCCCCCTGGCCATAGAGCTCCAGGGTCATCGCGGTGAGCTCCAGCCGCGCCAGTCCGCTGTAGGCAGCGGGCTCGCTCTCGCCGATGTCGGCGGCGGTGGCCAGGGAATGCCGGGTCGCCTCGAGATCCGCCAGGGCCCCGGCGCGATCGCCCTGGTTCAGGCGCACGGTGGCCCTGTCGAGCAGGATGTCGCCGCGCAGCAGGGGGGCTTCGTAGAACCAGGGGTTCGCGATGCCGGGGGCCTCCAGGTGCTTCAGCGCTTCCTCGTGGCGTCCCTCGTAGAAGGCCAGGAGCGCGGCCACGTACTCGGGAGGAGCCACCTCGGCCCCCTGGCTCTGACGCAGATAGCCGAGCGCCGGATCCCGGAAGCCACGCTCGAGCTCGCGGCGGCGGGCCTCGCGCTGCTCGGCGTTGCGGATGCGGCCCGCCTCCAGGAGCTGATCCCGGTAGAGCTGTCCGAGCGTCAGCGCCAGCGCGTAGGCCACCCGAGGCTCGCGATAGCCGCGCTGCCAGGCGGACTCGAGCCGCGCGCGAGCGCCTTCGGTGTCTCCCAGCGCGAGCAGGGCCCGGCCCAGCGCATAGGAGCCGGGGCCCTCGGCCCGCTCTCCGCCCTCGCGCACCTCGGCCTCCAGCTCGCGCATGCTGGCCTGGAGCGCCTGGCGATCGGCGCGCGTGTCATGCAGCGGAGCCATGGAGGAGTAGCGCACCATGGCCTCGATGCGCTCCACCCGCTCGGTGAGGCCGCGGGAGATGCGCTCGCTGAGCACCGCCTCGCGTCGGGCGAGGATGACCTGGCCGGCGGCCACGCCCATCACCATGAACGTCGCGGAGCCCAGGGCCACCGCGAGCCGGTGCTTGCGAGCCTTCTTGCGCAGCCGGTACCAGGCGCCCGCCGCGCGCGCGAGCACTGGCTCTCCCGAGAGGAACCGCTCCAGGTCCTCGGCCAGGGCTCGCGCCGAGTCGTAGCGTGCGGAGCGCTCCTTCTCGAGGCACTTGAGGACGATGGCCTCCAGATCCAGCGGCAGGTCGGGCACCAGGGCCCGAGGCGGGCGCGGCTCCTCGGACTGGATGCGGTTGACCACCTCCAGGGCGTTGATGCCGGCGAAGGGCGGCTGGCCGGTGAGCACCTGATAGAGCGTGGCGCCCAGGCTGTAGACGTCCACGCGCCGATCCAGCTGAGCCACCTCGCCCCGGGCCTGCTCCGGAGCCATGTAGTGGGGCGTGCCCAGCACCGCGCCCGTGGCCGTGTGCTCGCCGTGCCAGTCGCGCGCCAGGCCAAAGTCCATCACGTACGGCTTGAGGCCGCCGTCCTCGGTGCGCTCCACCAGCACGTTGGAGGGCTTGAGATCGCGGTGGATGAGGCCCGCGCGATGGGCCGCGTGCACGCCCTCGGCGACGTCGCGCATCACCCGGATCTTCTGCTCCAGGGGAAGCTCGGGAGCGACGTGGCTGAGCGAACGTCCCTCCACGTACTGCATGGCGATGTAGGCGCGGCCTCGGACCTCGCCGACCTCGTACATCTCGCAGACGCGCTCGTGGTGGACACGGGCCTGGGCGCGGGCCTCGGAGAGAAAGCGCTGCGCGAGCTCGGGGCTCCCATCCCTCACGAACTTGAGCGCCACGTTGCGGCGCAGGCGCGGATCATACGCGAGGAACACCTGCCCCATGCCGCCCTGGCCCAGGAAGCGCACCGGCTGGTAGCGCTCCCAGTTCGGCAGCGGGAAGACGGGCTCCGTGGGAGAGGCAGCCGGGGTGGCGGCTCCCGGCTGTCGGGTGGGAGGCTCCTCGGGCTGCGCCCCGGCTCCCTGCGGGGACTCACGCTGGAGGTCTCCCCGCAGGGAGGAGAGAGTCTCGGGGGAGAGCTGGCCCCGCTCCAGCAGGAGCTCCAGGGGGCTGCGTCCCAGGCGGAGCACCTCCGCGCGCAGGGGCTCGAGCTGGTCCCGGGACAGAACGCCCTCCACCAGCGCCAGGTGGAGCTCGTCCTCGTACTCGGGACGCATCGAACTCGACGGATTCACGCCACGAGCATACGGATTTCCCTGGGGTGTACGGAACCACCGGAAGGGTTTCGCGGCGTGTCAGCGCTGACACTGCCGTGACAGTGCGAAGAAATGACACGTCAGCCGCCGTGTCACCCGGGTGGGCTCGCTGGGCCTGGGAGGGAGACTTCGAGCAGGCGAGCAGGCACGTGGTATGCACAGCCATCGCGTGCACCCTGACACGGCTCGGCCACGCAGGCTGATCCGACTCCCAACCCGGAGACGAACCCATGAACACCCCGACCCTGTTTCGCATCCGCTGGCTGACTGGCCTGGCGGCCCTGCTGTCGCTGACCGCCTGCGGCGAGGACACCGAGGAGACGCCCCCGCCCCAGGAGCTGGTCTGCGACGCGGAGACCTACTCCGCGGGCGTCCGCGACGCCGCCGAGCCGGACTCGGAGGACGTCTACACGGGCCTGTGGGCGATCAGCCCGTCCAACCCGAAGCTGACCTGGAACGCGGACAAGACGGCGGTGAAGATGGCGGTGTACACCACCTTCACCGGCTACCAGGCGGGAGACAACGTCCTGTCGCGCGAGGTGTGGGTGACCGCGGCGCCCCAGGTGCAGGAGCTGTGCAAGACGCTCCCCGCGGAGCAGATCGTCCCGCGCATCAATCAGTTCCTCGGCCTGCCCCCGGCCACCGCGGCGGACAACGCGCGCTTCTTCGTGGAGATGTGGGTGAAGCCCGGGGACATGTTCCGGCCGTGTCCGGACGCGGAGATCGACGACACCTCGTGCAGCCTGACGTTCCCGGCCACGGCCACCAACGAGCACAAGGCCTGGATGAACGGCAACTACGCGTACAGCTACGGCTTCTGGCAGAAGACGCTCTACCCGTGGACGGGGCTGGGCTACACCTACGACTGGTGCAACGCCGAGACGCACGTGGGCGGCAGCGAGTTCGTCATCCGCGCCGGCTCCACCGTCACCGTGACGGGCCAGTTCGACCGGGCCACCTACTGCGCTCCGTAGGGCCGTGCATCCGGAGGGAGGCGCTCAGCCAGGTACCATGATGCACCTGGCCAGCAGCGCTCCCTCTTCGGTCCACAGCTCCGCTCAGCCGAGCTGCTTCAGCAGCTGCTCGGCCTGCTGGCGGATGGAGGCCTCCAGCGTCGGCCCGCGCCCCACCAGCTCGGCCGCCAGCTCCTTCGCCTTCGCCTTGTCGCCCAGCTTCACGCACGCCAGCGCCAGGTTGAGCCGCGGCTCGGGACGCTCCGGATCCCTCCGGTGGGCCTCCTCCAGCGCCGCGCGCGCCTGCTTCGCCGCATCCGGCAGCTCCGGCGTGCGCATCAGCAGGTTGCCCAGGTTGTTCGCCGGCGCCCAGTCGTTCGGATCCAGCTCCATGGCCGCGCGCCACGCCGCCGCCGCGCCCTCCGGATCCGGCGGGTTCATCCCCTCGTAGATCATCGCCTCCACCGAGCGGCTCTGCACCGTGGCCTGGCCCCGCTCGGCCAGCGCCTGGCACAGCGACAGCGCATCTCCGAACCGCCCCTGCGCCATCCGGAACCGGGCCAGGTTGCCGATCGCGCTCGGGTGGTTCGGCTGCAGCTTCGCCAGCTTCTCCGCCACGTCCGCCGCGCCCGCGATGTCCCCCTTGCCCGCCAGCACGTTGCTCAGCGTCTGCAGCAGGTACTCATCCTCCGGGAACGCCTTCAGCCCCTGGCGCAGGATGTCCTCCGCCGCGTCCAGCTCCCCGCCCGCCTGCAGCGCGATCGCGAACACCACGTACGAAGGGATGTGCGCCGGGTTCAGCTTGAGCGACGTCTGCAGGTGCTCGAAGGCCTCCGCCAGCTGCCCCAGCGCGAACAGCACCCGCGCCAGCTGGAAGTGGTACACGCCCATCCCCGGCTCGAGCTCCACCGCCTTCTGCAGCGCCTTGCGCGCCAGCTCGTTCTCCTCCGCCTCCGCCAGCAGGAAGCCCACGCCGTACAGCGCCTCCGCCCGCGGCGGATCCTCCGCCAGCTTCAGGTAGATGGCGCCCGCGGCCTTCGGATCTCCCTTCCGCATGAGGAGCGCGGCCCGCACCAGCATCGCGTCCGCCTCGTCATCCCTGGTGCCTCCCGCGGCCTGGTGCAGCAGCGCTTCCGCCCGCTGCTCCTCGCCCTCGAGCGCCGCCAGCTTCGCCAGCGCGAGCAGGGCTCGGCGGTCCTTCGGGTCGCGCTTGAGTGCCGCCTCGGCCTCCGCTCGCCCCATCTCCAGATCGCCTGACTTCAGGAGGGTCTCAAAAGAACGTGGAGTGCTCATGGGTCCCAGATAACAGAAAAGGGGCAGATGACGCGAGCCGCGCCCCTGCCCCTCGATGCTGCGTGGAAGATGCGTTGGACTTCACCCCGCTCCGGCGGCGACGCTCACCTGGCGCGCGCCGCCGGTCGGGACTCGGCTCACCAGCCGCTGAAGATCTTCTTGACGGCGTTGCCCACCGCCTTGCCCACCGACTTCACGCCGTCGGCGATCGCCTGGCCCGCCTCCTTCACCGCGTTGCCCACGTTGGAGGCCGCGCCCTTGAAGAAGTCGCCCACCTTCTTGCCGACGTTCTTCACCAGCTCGAGCGGCTTCTTGACGATGTTCTTGACCGCCTCGCCGATCTTCTTGAAGTTGATGTCGACGCCGAAGCCCAGCTTGAAGCCCAGGCCGAGCGCCGCGCCGATCTCGAAGCGCGCCTTGAAGCGGCCGTTCTCCAGGCCGATGTGCGCCTTGGCCGAGACACCCACGCCGGCCCAGGCCTCCGCGCTGCCGTGCAGGCCGCCGTACTCGCCCAGGCTCACGTTGCCCGAGACACCCGCGCGGGCGCCCAGGAACGCATCGCCACCGGCCTCCAGCGCGTACTTGCCGTTGATCGGGTCGATCGTCAGGTCACCGTGCGCGTTGGCCTTGGCGCCGACGTAGACGTTGCCCTGGCCCTCGGCGGACACCGGGCCGAGCTTGGCGCGGAAGTCCGCCGCCGCGTCGATCAGCGTGGCCTGCGCGTGCACCTCGCCGTGCAGCTTGGCCGCGCCGTTCTCGAACGTCGCCGAGCCGTAGCCGTTCACGCCGGCCTCGAGCACGCTGGCCTTGTAGTTACCGGAGACGATGCCGTTCGGGTCGCCGAAGCTGCCCTCCTTCTTCGCCACCGCCACGCTCTTCTCGAAGCTGCCCTCCTTGGTCAGCTTCGGGAGCTTGCCCAGCAGGCCCGCCAGCGCCCCGCCAAAGCCCGTGGTCCCCAGCTTCGGGGTGTTCATCGGACGGTCGGTCGTATAGGTCTTGTTCCAGTTGCGGTTGATCTCCCCGCTGCGCTCGAAGCTGCTCTGCAGGTGATCCGGCAGCCGCGACGACTTCGGCTGCGCAACGGTGTTCTTCTCGGGAGTCGCCGCAGGCTTGTTCTCCTGCGTGACGGAACGATTGACCAGGCCAGAGCCAGACGAATTCGTGGAGCGGACGGACATGACGGCAACCTCGTTGGAATGAGTCGTTGCTGGATTATCGCAGGCTTGTGAAACGGGTTGCGTCGGATCCGGGACATTGGAGCCGCTACGGTTCTCACCTGAAGAGAAAACCTACAGCCTGGCCGCGAACCAGCGAGCGACGAGATGCATGCCGAAGGCTACCACCAGCAGGATCAGCCCCACCAGGGCACGTGAGAAGTCCAGAGGATGGAGCCCTGGCTCGAGCACGGATTCGGTGGGATCCCCTGGGTTGTAGTAGACCCGGACCTGCTGACCAGGCAGGTAGCGCGCGAGTGTGGACTGCACCCCCGCCTCGTTGCTGGTCTCCGTCGGGCCCAGGCGTACAACCGTCGAGCCGATATGGACCCGGCCCACGGAATATTCGTAGTGGATGCGGGCCTCGTAGTGGATGCGCGAGCCGCCTCCGGCCTCCTCGGGCATCTGCCGGCTGTGCTGGAGCTCCTCGGCGGAGACGACGGTGCCGGGCGCGGTGGGCCAGCGGCGGGTCCGCGCTGACCTCCAGGCATCACGAAGGCCCGCGACGAGCAGCGCGAGGCCGACGGCGCCGAACACCGCGCAAATGACGTGGATCAGGATCCAGAGAATCCGCACGGGCCCACCCTAGCAGAGGGGCGACCCGCCAGGCGCCTCGGAAGCTCAGGACCCGGCAGGTGGGGGACTCCCGGGTGGGCGGCGCGGCAGCTCCACCGTGAAGACGGAGCCCTTGCCCGGCTCGCTCCGCACGTGGATGCGGCCGCCCATGGCGTCGAGGATCTGCCGGACGATCCACAGCCCCAGGCCGAAGCCGCTGTAGTGCCGCTCGCTGGCCAGCCGCTCGAAGCGCTGGAAGAGCCGGGCCTGGTCCTCGGCCGAGATGCCGATGCCCTGGTCCCGCACCACCACCCGGGCCCACTGCGCGTCCGCGGTGAGCTCGAGCTCGATGGGCAGCCCGTGCCCGTACTTGATGGCGTTCGACAGCAGGTTCTGGAGGATCTGCTCGACGCGCAGCCTGTCCCAGTGCCCCACCACCGCCGACTCCGGAGCGCTCAGCCGCAGCTCGCACTC
The nucleotide sequence above comes from Hyalangium gracile. Encoded proteins:
- a CDS encoding DUF3592 domain-containing protein is translated as MRILWILIHVICAVFGAVGLALLVAGLRDAWRSARTRRWPTAPGTVVSAEELQHSRQMPEEAGGGSRIHYEARIHYEYSVGRVHIGSTVVRLGPTETSNEAGVQSTLARYLPGQQVRVYYNPGDPTESVLEPGLHPLDFSRALVGLILLVVAFGMHLVARWFAARL